The following nucleotide sequence is from Azoarcus sp. CIB.
TCGGCCCGCGGTAGCCGCACAACTCGATGATCTCGCGGGCAATCATCTCGCCTTCGCGGTCGGCGTCGGTGGCGATCACCAGCTCGCTGGCTTGACCGACGAGCTGCGTGACGATCTTGAACTGCGTGGCGGTCGCAGCCTTGGGCTCGACACGCCAGCGCTCGGGAAGGATGGGCAGTTGCTCGAGAGTCCAGCGCTTGTAGCGCTCGTCATAGCCCTCGGGCGGAACCGCTTCGACCAGATGACCGATGCACCAGGTCACCACGACACCCGCGCCGCTGTAGCAGCCGGAACCACGCTGGCCAGCCCCCAGCACACGGGCGATGTCCTTGCCTTGCGAAGGCTTCTCGCACAGGAACACGCGCATGCTGAAGCCTCCTCGGGAATGTGCGGTTCATCAGATGGACGACAGCATGGCTGGGCCAGGTGAGACCGGCCGCAAGGAAGCCGGACGGCATGGACACCGATTTGTGATCGGCTGGGGAATCGCTGCCGCGGCCGTATGCACGGATCGCGGCGGTATGAGAGGCGGGAGATTGGTGTCGGGAGGGCGACTGGAACTCGGTGGACCGCAGTGGAACTATCCCCAGGGGATAGCCCGCTGGTGCATGGCGGGCGTCTGACGGTTGCTACAGCCGCCCGCGATGATCGGCTACTGGCCCCCGGCCGGTTTGGCGCCGAGCATCACCGTCTCGATGCGATACGGCAGGATGCCGACGCGCCGGGCTTCGATCTTGAAGGTGACGCGCTCGTTCTCGTCGGCGTCCTCCCATTCGTCGCGCACGGTACGGCCTTCGACCAGAACGCGCATGCCTTTCTGGTACAGCGACTGCCAGTGCTCGGCATCGCGGTGCCACAGCTCCACCGGCGCCCAGAAGCCGCCGCGGTCCTCGTACTCGCCATCCCTCTTCGGGATCGGATTGTCGAAATAGACGTTCAGCCGCAGCAGCCTGCGCGGTTCGTCATTGCCGTTGGGGAATTCGCGGTAGTCCGGCGCAGAACCGATGTTGCCCTCGCCGACGAAGTGCGTGCTCATGGTGACTCCTTGGGGGTGGAGGGAATGGATGCGACATGCCCATGGGCACGCCGCAGATACGTCGCCTCGGCCCGCGCCATCCTGCTGGCGCATTCCAGGGCGTGGCGGGCGATGCTGTGGGTCAGGCTGATCTGCATGTTCAGCGCGATGCGCTGCAGTTCGATCGCATACAGGTCGTCGATCAGCGAAGCCGATGTCGCGGGGCGCGCAAGCAGCGCCTCCCACAAGGCCACGCCCATGGCCGAGCGGTCGAGGTTGCGCCAGCGCAGGAAGGTCGTCCCTGCGCCAGTCGCCTGCTGGGCCAGGTGCACATCGAGCACGCTGAAAGGATAGGCCCGCGCCTGCGGTAGCACCTGCCGTTGTGCCAGGGCGATCAACTCGTCGCGCAGCGCCATGCACTGGCTGGCCCAAGTCTCCAGACTCCCCTTACCTTTAAAAGGCTGTAAAAGGCCTTTTAGGTAGCCGGCGTGTTCCAGCCGCTGGAAGTCCGCCTGTCCCAGCGGAATGAAGCGCGCCGGACGGCCGGAAGAAGAAGGTGCCGTCATGCCTTGGCGTCCTCGTCTTGCGCCGTGGTGTCGGCTGCGCCATCGGTGAGGCCTGGCTCCGATGCGTCAGCGGACGGTACCTCGGGCCGGTTTCCCCGTCGCGCGATGGGTGGCGCAAAGCGCGAACGGCGCGTGCCTTCGAGCACGTCCTGCGGCAACTCGCCAAACTTCTCCTGTGCCGCCCGCGCCGCGGCGCTCTTCGCCGCGAAGTCGTCGCGCGTCGTGCCGGAGTAACGGTACTGCTGTGCCAGGGCGAACAAGCTGCGCAGTGCATGCGCACCGTCGTTGAGCCAGCGCTCCAGCGTGCTGCGGTCGATCAGCGCGGTGTGGTGCGCCAGGATCAGCTTGCGCGCCAGATCGTCGTAGTCGGCCAACAGGTATACCGCCATGAAACCGAGCTGCGCATTCACAAACAGCGGCAGCTTGACCGGCTGCACGTTCATGTTCTCACCCAGGGACAGCGCTGGCGGCACGTCGGACAGGGCTTGCTCCACCTGTTCGCGCAAGGTCTGCAAGCGGGTCTTCGTATCGGCCAGCTTGTCCTCGATGCGCAGCATCCACCAGTCCGAGTAGGGATCGTCCTGCTCGGCGCCGCGCTTCATCTTGTTCATCACGCTGAGGTAGCCGTTGAGGCCGATGATGCCGGGGCGCCCCTCGGTCGGTGCGCGACCGTGCCAAATACGAGAGGCATGATGCGTATGCATCGTCAGCGACATCGCGCTGCGCAGCGATCCGAGATTCAGTTGCAGGGGTTCGTTGGCCATGGAGACGACTCGCGGGGAATGAATGTGTCGCCAGCATCGGCATCAGGCGGAAGGCTGTCAGTCATCAAACCGCCGCCGGTGTCCGCCCGGTTTGCCTGATGCGGAAGGCCGCCTGTGCCGGCTATCCCCTGGGGATAACGCGGAAGGCAAAGCAAGGCATGAGCTGCTGGCACAGCGTCATGCAATGTCGTCGCGTAAGGCTATGTCTCTCGTGCCCTGAACCAAGCGGCACGCCGACCATCCACATCGCGGTAGCGAAGCTCGAACAGGCGGGACTCATGCACCACCTGGCGCCAACTGCTGCATCCATATTTGGCGGGCAGTTGCTCGGGATGCCGTTCGGAAATCCACCGTCCGGCCGCGGCGACGGGCGTCCATCCCTCGACGGCCAGTTCCCCGGCCGCCTCGCGCAATGCGCGAACGATGCCGGCCGCCGGCCAATCCACCGTTCCGTCCGGTGCAATGCCGTTGACCACCAGGTCGTGAAACACATCCGACTGGACGAACTCCGCCGCCAGGCTGCGCGCCTGATCCATGTGTTCGGCCCAACCACGCAGTTGCTCGAAATGCTGATCGATGCGGGTGTAGGCGGTGGTCAGCGCATCGTGCGCGGTGTGGCACCCCTTGATTGTCCAGAGGTCGTGCTGGTCGATGAAGTGGTGTACCAGGGCATTGCGCAGCGACACCAGATCCTTGAGGTCGGCCTGCGTCCTGACGTAGTCCTCCGCAGACAGGCTCAGTTGCACCCGCGTGCGAAATGAAATCACGTCGGCGGACAGGTCCGGGCCCTTCTCGCTGACGTCACCGCCCTCCGTGACGACATACGATCCGAACAATTGACCTACCAGCGTACCCAAGGTCTTGGTCGCCGTGTCCTCGATGCGCTCCGCACGAATGGCCTCCAGTGAATGCGCAGGCCCCGAAATGTCATGATGGGCCACGATGGCCTTCATCAGGCGTTCGTATTGCTGAAGGCGCAACACGCAGCGGCCCAGCAGGCGCTGAACTTCTCGCTGCTGTGCCTGAAGTTCGTCATCGCTCGCGGGGCGGTGGGCTCCGGGGTGCAGCAATCCTGAGTCCAGACCATGCGGGTCGGAAGCCGTCGAAGGTATTGCTTCAGAGATCAGGTTCATTTGTGCCATCAGGCAGCAGTTTCGCCCATGGGACAACAGGGAGCAATCAAGAACGGAAGGAAGGCAGCCTGTGCCGGCTATCCCCCGGGGATAGCCCAGTCGATCAGGGATCGCGCATCATCGACCGCAACTGCGCCAGGTAAGCGCGCGCCATCTCACGGTCGGGGCCATTGGACGCAGCAGGTGACGACGGCGCAGGAGCCGTGGCTCGAGGCGGTGGCGGCACTGGGCTGCCTTCGCCCGCCCAGGCCTTGAACTCCCCGCGAATCGCCTTCTGGATGATGCCGAATAGGTAGCCAGCCGGATTGCGCACCGTGCCGCCGCGGCAGCGCGCCGCCCACTCGTCGAGCACCGCCTGCCGCTGGGCTTCGTCCACCTGCTGCAGAGCGATCAATGCACCTGCCTGCTGCTCGTCCTTCAAATTCAGGAAGCGCTCAGGCAGGCGCAGGTTCTGCAAGGCCTTCGCGCGCGGTATTGTACATACTTCATTTATACGATCCTTACGTACGGTACGGTCTTCCTTCGGATTCCGAAGAGAGCCGTCCGGCGCGGGTTTTGGTCCTGCTCCGGATTCCGAAGACGGGTGTTCTGCATTCCGAAGCAAGCCCTCCCTGCCTCCTTCGGAATCGTGATCGGTGCCATCCTGTGGATAAGTCTCTGGCATCCAGCCATGCCGGACCATGCGCTGCGCGAGCACCTGCAGGCGTGTCGGCAGCATGCGACCGCTGAGCAACGGGTCTTCGGCGATTTCCTTCAGCGTGTGTATGCCGACGATCTGCACCGCCTTGGCGGCATGGGTGAGGGCCTGGCTCACCAGACCCAAGTAGTCGGGGTCGAGTTGCATCGCCTCGAAAGGCGTCAGCGGTTCGTCGTGCAGAACATAGAGGTTGCCCAGGATGCGGCCGGTCTTCGGATCGCGCCGTCGCCGCACCAGACTCAACCAGCGCGTCAGCCGCAGCAGCGTCAGGGCACGCGCGACGGTTTCGTGCGATGCCAGCGCCGCGCACGGCATCGACGCCAGGTAGGGCCGCAGCTGGTCGTAGGTCGGGAACGCGGTCACGCCGTCGTCGTTGAGCTGCAGGCGGAACACCTGCCAAGCGTTGCGCTCCAGCGGCGTCAGGCGCCGGTCGAGAAACAGCGCCCGCGGCACGCTCTCGTGGCGGTTGCCGCTGTAGAGGAATCCATCGGCGGCGGGCGCCGAGGCTTGGCTTGATCGTGGGTCCGGTGCCAGCTCGCGCAGCGCATCGTCGAACAACGCCGACAGCACCAAGGGACCATCGCGCCGTGGCGCGCCGCCCGTGGCCATGGACTACACGACTCCCTGGTCGATCCAGTTCCGAATCGCCGCCCAGATCACCGACATCGGCAGCATCAGGGTTTCGGCGAGGTCCATGGTCAGCGCCAGCATCGCCACGTCGTCGTCCAGCGCGATGTGACGCTCGGTGATACCGGCCTTCCAGTGCTCCCACAAGGCAGCGTCCTGCACCTCGTCCAGCACCGGATGCCGCCCCTTGCGCTTGGGCAACCCGAGGATGTCGCGCCGTAGGGCGACTTCCTGATGCGTGAGGCCGTAGAAGCGGCTCACCATCTCCGTGCTCGCACCCAGGCGCAGCATGCGATCCACCGTGGCGATTTCCTGCTCCACGTCATGCACCTGGTTCAGCAGCCGTTTCAGCACCTCGCGGTTGACCGAGACCGAGCACCACGACACCGTGGCGTTGACCAGCACGCTGACCAGCGCCGGATGCTTGAGCGCATCCAGTTCCTCGTCGCCAAAGCCCATCGCCTTGCAGCGACGCAGTTGGCCGTTGCGCAGATCGTGCAGCGCCTGGGCGATGACGGCCTGGTTGAGCGGATGGGGTGACGACATGGTGGCCTCCCACGCTCAGGGTTTGTGGCTCGGGGCGACGGATGCCACACCGGTCTCCAGGTCCAGCAGGCGACGCGCCAGGCGCAGCAGCCGGAACAGCTTCACCAGGCCGGCGTCGCTCAGGCGCATGGACGTTCCGCCGCCGCGCAGCAGCGGCGCCAGGTCGTTGGCCAATCGCTCACGATCCAGGCCCGGCGCAGGTACCCGCGCCGCGCTCAGCGCATGCAGCAGCGTCAGCACGGCACGAGCGAAGGCCGGAAAGTCCTTTGTCTGGCAAATGGCAGTAGTCGCACAGATAAAGCCGATGCCGCTCTCACTGGGCTCGATGTGCTCGGCGACCGCAGCCTCCTCGGCGATCTCGCGAGCGAACTGTGCGATATGCACCCGGAGCCGGTCCGGCCCATCCAGTCCGGGCTCGATGTACCAGACATCTGAAATCGGGTAGAGCCCGCCGACCTGTACAGGAATCGCACGCAAGGCATCGGTCTCGAAATCGGGCAGCTTGTCGCCCATCTGATCCGCCACCAGGCGCTGAATGGATTGCAGGCGTTCAGTGGTCAGCGCCGGAGACACGATGTGTCCCTGCAGACGCTCCGCATCGCGATCGGCCGGTTCTGGTGCGGCGCCTACTCCCTCACCTTGCTCATTGCCAAGCGCGAGCGCCGTAGCAGTCTGTGTCGGGGGAAGCTCGGCAACGGGTCCAGCCGGTGCGCCAGCCTGCTGAGCAGGTGTCGCCGCCGGAGGTGGCGATGCAGGCCTCGGCGTCGCGGGCACGATGGGTGCCGCCGGGCTCACAGGCGCCGGCTCGCGGGTCAAGGCCCGATGGCGGATTTCGCTGTCGTCGATCTCCAGGCTCAGCGTGTCATAGTCCGCTTCCAGGAAGTCGGCCATCTGACCCACCAGTTCGTCCTGCACCCGCTGGAACGAGAAGTCATCCGGCTGCGAGTCGAACTGCGACAGCACATCCTGGAACAGCGTGGCGAAGTCCACGGCGAGGTGACGGCCCAGCGCTCTCCGTTCCCAGGTGCGCTCGCACGCCTTGCGCAGCACCGCGAGCCGTTCCACCTGATGCCGGCCCAGCCCGCCGTACAGCACTGTCGGAATCGCCGGCAGCAGGTAGCGCACCGAATCCTGCATGCGACTGATGTGGGACTGCTGCACCGGATAGCCATCGCCCGTCAGGCGCCGCGCCAGCTCGGACTGAGTCAGCGTGCTGCCGGTTTCCTGTTCGTAGAACTCGCGCGCCTTCTCCACCCCCAGGGCGCGCTCGATGAATGTCAGGCCGCCGCGCAGCTCGTTTTCGGCGAGGTGGCCCGTCAAGGCGACGATTTCGCCCCGTTCTGGCCAGGGGCGGAACAGGCAGGAAATGCGGAAGAACCGTTCCTGCTTGGTCTCGGTCCACAGCTCGCGAAGAATGGCCAGTCGCGTATTGCCGCCATTGCGAATGATGAAGTGTTCTTCGCCGGGCCTGCGTGTGATCGCCGGTGAAGCATCCAGCCCGCGCTCACGGATGGACGCCTTGATTTCCTCGTACGCCGGATTGCGCTTGACGCGAGGGTCGTGGTCATAGGGGCGCAACTGGTCCAGCGTTACGATCATCGGCGTATCGGCGATGGGGTCGCTCAAGACCGTTACCGTCGGACCGCTCCGCTCGAAGCCGGAGGCCATCAGCTTGGCGGCCATGTCCTGCGGGGTCAGATCAGCCAAGGCCATTCTCCTGGGCCGGTATCCGGCTGATGGCTGCCTCCCGATCGGCACGACGAAGCTGCGCGCGAGCATTGAGCCCGGCACGATGGTCGCTCGCCGTCGAACTGGTGTAGATCGATGCGCGACCTGGCTTGGTGAACTTCAAGTGGCCGCCTGGCGTGCGCACCACATGCCAACCTTCACCCAGGGCAAAGTCGATCAGCGCCCGCAGCCGCTTGTGGCCGCGCGCCAGGTCATGCGCGTTCGCCATCGCCCTCGCTCCTTGTCACGCCTCTCGCATCGGATCGGCCGGTCACCTGCGCAAAGCGTTCCCGCCACTGCGGAAACAGCTCGCCGGAAAGGGCGCGCATCGTCGTCAGCGCCGAAGGCGCGACACGACCGGCGGGCTGGCGGTGCTCGACCTGATGCACCGGCAGGCCTCGTGTCGCCGCACGCGGATAGGCTTCAATGGCTGGTACGTCGGTGTCCAGCACCTGCACGCCTGCCTGTCCTTGGAACATCTGCCGCAGCGTCTGCTGAATCAGCCGGGCATTCGACGAGACCGGGTGTACCCGGTTGATGAGCAGGTGCAGCGGTGGAGGCTCGATGCCGAGGAGCCGGTACGGCCCGATGTCCTCGATCAGTTGCAGCGTGCCGCGCCGCAACTCACGTGCCGCCAGAATCTCCGGCGTCACCGGCGACAGCGCCATGTTCGAGGCCAACACCGCCATTTCCAGCAGCACGCTGCGAGCGCCCTGTGTGTCGATCAGCACCAGGTCATAGAACGGCGCCAGCGCGGGTAGCAGGTGTCGGAGCCGCAGGCGCCCGTCCGGCGCATGCAGCAGCAGCGTGTTCAGTTCTCCGCGATCGTCGTTCGACAGCACCAGGTCCAGTCCGGCAATCGCAGTGCGCGACACCAGTTGATCGATGCGACGCTCGTTGAACGCCAGCAACTCGTAGATGCCGGCGGGCGCACGCGCGCTCAGCGCGAAGTAACTCGACAGCGTAGGTTGCACGTCCAGATCGAGCAGCAGTACGCGCAGCCCTGCGTCGGCGACAAAGGCGCCCAGGTTTGCTGCCGTTGTCGTCTTGCCCACGCCGCCTTTGGTCGAAATGATCGAGATGACCAGCATCGTCAGGCTCCTCGTCGCGTTGTCGGAGTACGGAACGAGGATCAGATGCGCTCACTGCGGCGCTCGGCGATCCACTGCTCGATCTCGAGCGAGTCCCACCCGACAGCACGAATTCCAAGACGTATGGCTTTCGGAAACTTGCCCGACTTCATCAGGTTGTAAATGTGGGCGCGCTTGAAGCCGGTCTTGGCTTCGACTTCCTCGCGGCGCAGGATGCGGTGCTCACCCGCAGGCAGCGGAAGTGGCTTATCCGACATGAGGGGCACTCCTTAGCGCTTACTGGCGCATGTTTGGCGTAACCCGTAATTGACAGGAACCCCGGGGGAAAGAACACCGCAAATGCGGTTTCTGCGACCGCAGATTGGGGCTTGACGCCCTTCAGTGGCTCGCTGCCTGCAACCTGCGGCGGGCCTGAGCAAACTTGGCCTGCAGCGTGCGCTCGGTGATGCCCATGAGGTTGCCGTGATGGGCGATCAAGGCGCTGATGATCGCGTCCTGGCTGTTGAAACTGGAGTATGGAGCCCCGGAAGGGGTGCGTCCGAGCATCAAGGCCAGCATCGTGCCGATGATGTTCAGATAAGTGGTCTCGCCACGATCACTGAGGGGGC
It contains:
- a CDS encoding STY4528 family pathogenicity island replication protein, whose product is MATGGAPRRDGPLVLSALFDDALRELAPDPRSSQASAPAADGFLYSGNRHESVPRALFLDRRLTPLERNAWQVFRLQLNDDGVTAFPTYDQLRPYLASMPCAALASHETVARALTLLRLTRWLSLVRRRRDPKTGRILGNLYVLHDEPLTPFEAMQLDPDYLGLVSQALTHAAKAVQIVGIHTLKEIAEDPLLSGRMLPTRLQVLAQRMVRHGWMPETYPQDGTDHDSEGGREGLLRNAEHPSSESGAGPKPAPDGSLRNPKEDRTVRKDRINEVCTIPRAKALQNLRLPERFLNLKDEQQAGALIALQQVDEAQRQAVLDEWAARCRGGTVRNPAGYLFGIIQKAIRGEFKAWAGEGSPVPPPPRATAPAPSSPAASNGPDREMARAYLAQLRSMMRDP
- a CDS encoding PFL_4669 family integrating conjugative element protein; its protein translation is MANEPLQLNLGSLRSAMSLTMHTHHASRIWHGRAPTEGRPGIIGLNGYLSVMNKMKRGAEQDDPYSDWWMLRIEDKLADTKTRLQTLREQVEQALSDVPPALSLGENMNVQPVKLPLFVNAQLGFMAVYLLADYDDLARKLILAHHTALIDRSTLERWLNDGAHALRSLFALAQQYRYSGTTRDDFAAKSAAARAAQEKFGELPQDVLEGTRRSRFAPPIARRGNRPEVPSADASEPGLTDGAADTTAQDEDAKA
- a CDS encoding ParB family protein: MADLTPQDMAAKLMASGFERSGPTVTVLSDPIADTPMIVTLDQLRPYDHDPRVKRNPAYEEIKASIRERGLDASPAITRRPGEEHFIIRNGGNTRLAILRELWTETKQERFFRISCLFRPWPERGEIVALTGHLAENELRGGLTFIERALGVEKAREFYEQETGSTLTQSELARRLTGDGYPVQQSHISRMQDSVRYLLPAIPTVLYGGLGRHQVERLAVLRKACERTWERRALGRHLAVDFATLFQDVLSQFDSQPDDFSFQRVQDELVGQMADFLEADYDTLSLEIDDSEIRHRALTREPAPVSPAAPIVPATPRPASPPPAATPAQQAGAPAGPVAELPPTQTATALALGNEQGEGVGAAPEPADRDAERLQGHIVSPALTTERLQSIQRLVADQMGDKLPDFETDALRAIPVQVGGLYPISDVWYIEPGLDGPDRLRVHIAQFAREIAEEAAVAEHIEPSESGIGFICATTAICQTKDFPAFARAVLTLLHALSAARVPAPGLDRERLANDLAPLLRGGGTSMRLSDAGLVKLFRLLRLARRLLDLETGVASVAPSHKP
- a CDS encoding OST-HTH/LOTUS domain-containing protein, which produces MKAIVAHHDISGPAHSLEAIRAERIEDTATKTLGTLVGQLFGSYVVTEGGDVSEKGPDLSADVISFRTRVQLSLSAEDYVRTQADLKDLVSLRNALVHHFIDQHDLWTIKGCHTAHDALTTAYTRIDQHFEQLRGWAEHMDQARSLAAEFVQSDVFHDLVVNGIAPDGTVDWPAAGIVRALREAAGELAVEGWTPVAAAGRWISERHPEQLPAKYGCSSWRQVVHESRLFELRYRDVDGRRAAWFRARET
- a CDS encoding DUF3158 family protein yields the protein MTAPSSSGRPARFIPLGQADFQRLEHAGYLKGLLQPFKGKGSLETWASQCMALRDELIALAQRQVLPQARAYPFSVLDVHLAQQATGAGTTFLRWRNLDRSAMGVALWEALLARPATSASLIDDLYAIELQRIALNMQISLTHSIARHALECASRMARAEATYLRRAHGHVASIPSTPKESP
- a CDS encoding single-stranded DNA-binding protein, which produces MSTHFVGEGNIGSAPDYREFPNGNDEPRRLLRLNVYFDNPIPKRDGEYEDRGGFWAPVELWHRDAEHWQSLYQKGMRVLVEGRTVRDEWEDADENERVTFKIEARRVGILPYRIETVMLGAKPAGGQ
- a CDS encoding DUF2857 domain-containing protein, which gives rise to MSSPHPLNQAVIAQALHDLRNGQLRRCKAMGFGDEELDALKHPALVSVLVNATVSWCSVSVNREVLKRLLNQVHDVEQEIATVDRMLRLGASTEMVSRFYGLTHQEVALRRDILGLPKRKGRHPVLDEVQDAALWEHWKAGITERHIALDDDVAMLALTMDLAETLMLPMSVIWAAIRNWIDQGVV
- a CDS encoding ParA family protein, producing the protein MLVISIISTKGGVGKTTTAANLGAFVADAGLRVLLLDLDVQPTLSSYFALSARAPAGIYELLAFNERRIDQLVSRTAIAGLDLVLSNDDRGELNTLLLHAPDGRLRLRHLLPALAPFYDLVLIDTQGARSVLLEMAVLASNMALSPVTPEILAARELRRGTLQLIEDIGPYRLLGIEPPPLHLLINRVHPVSSNARLIQQTLRQMFQGQAGVQVLDTDVPAIEAYPRAATRGLPVHQVEHRQPAGRVAPSALTTMRALSGELFPQWRERFAQVTGRSDARGVTRSEGDGERA
- a CDS encoding AlpA family transcriptional regulator, which produces MSDKPLPLPAGEHRILRREEVEAKTGFKRAHIYNLMKSGKFPKAIRLGIRAVGWDSLEIEQWIAERRSERI